In Antechinus flavipes isolate AdamAnt ecotype Samford, QLD, Australia chromosome 3, AdamAnt_v2, whole genome shotgun sequence, a genomic segment contains:
- the NAPSA gene encoding LOW QUALITY PROTEIN: napsin-A (The sequence of the model RefSeq protein was modified relative to this genomic sequence to represent the inferred CDS: inserted 1 base in 1 codon), whose amino-acid sequence MDPRRALLLLVLLSPTVASLIRIPLRRVRVSPGILHSLRGWRSREAPLPADGPILVPLSNYLNAQYFGEIGLGTPPQNFSVIFDTGSSNLWVPSRRCSVFSLGCWFHRRYDSKASSSFRPNGTQFSIRYGTGRLDGVLSEDRLTIGGVGGVSLLFGEALWEPSLAFALAHFDGIFGLGFPALSVGGVQPPLDALMELGLLEKPVFXVYLNRDPEAASGGEVILGGSDPARYTPPLTFLPVTRPAYWQIHMERVTVGHSLHLCPNGCAAIVDTGTSLITGPSKEIGELHRLIGGFPLLAGEYLIPCERLPDLPPISFLLGGVWFNLTAQDYVIQLASGRTRLCLSGFLALDVPPPAGPFWILGDVFLGPHVAVFDRGAARVGLARARGTPPGP is encoded by the exons ATGGACCCGAGGCGGGCCCTGCTTCTGCTGGTGCTGCTGAGCCCCACGGTGGCCTCCCTCATCAG GATCCCCCTGCGCAGGGTTCGCGTGTCTCCTGGCATTCTCCACAGCCTGAGGGGCTGGAGGTCCCGGGAGGCCCCTCTGCCCGCGGATGGGCCCATTCTTGTGCCACTTTCCAACTACTTGAAT GCTCAATATTTTGGGGAGATCGGGCTGGGGACGCCCCCCCAGAACTTCTCCGTCATCTTTGACACCGGCTCGTCCAACCTCTGGGTCCCTTCTCGACGCTGCAGTGTCTTCAGCCTGGGATGCT GGTTCCATCGGCGGTACGACTCCAAGGCCTCCAGCTCCTTCCGGCCCAACGGGACCCAGTTCTCCATCCGCTACGGAACCGGGCGGCTTGACGGTGTCTTGAGCGAGGACAGGCTGACC ATCGGAGGCGTCGGGGGGGTCTCCCTGCTCTTTGGGGAGGCCCTATGGGAGCCAAGCCTGGCCTTTGCGCTCGCTCACTTCGATGGGATCTTCGGCTTGGGCTTCCCGGCTCTGTCGGTGGGCGGAGTGCAGCCTCCGCTGGACGCGCTGATGGAGCTGGGGCTGCTGGAGAAGCCCGTCT TCGTCTACCTCAACAG GGACCCGGAGGCGGCCTCAGGGGGAGAAGTGATTCTGGGAGGCTCGGATCCAGCTCGCTACACCCCTCCCCTCACTTTCCTGCCCGTCACCCGGCCAGCCTACTGGCAGATCCATATGGAGCG GGTGACTGTGGGCCACTCCCTGCACCTGTGCCCTAACGGCTGCGCTGCTATTGTGGACACCGGCACGTCACTCATCACCGGCCCCTCCAAGGAGATCGGGGAGCTGCACAGACTCATTGGCGGCTTCCCGCTGCTGGCTGGGGAG TATCTGATCCCCTGTGAGCGCCTCCCCGACCTCCCACCCATCTCCTTCCTGCTCGGAGGTGTCTGGTTCAACCTGACCGCCCAAGATTATGTCATTCAG CTGGCCAGCGGCCGCACCCGCCTCTGTCTGTCCGGCTTCTTGGCTCTGGACGTGCCGCCGCCCGCGGGCCCCTTCTGGATCCTCGGCGACGTCTTCCTAGGGCCCCATGTGGCTGTGTTCGACCGGGGAGCAGCCCGCGTGGGCCTGGCACGGGCTCGGGGAACCCCCCCGGGGCCCTGA
- the KCNC3 gene encoding potassium voltage-gated channel subfamily C member 3 isoform X2: protein MLSSVCVSSFRGRTAAKQPQQPPAQPPPAPPPPPPPPPPPGPCPCPGPGPCPAPCAGPCPGPVPSSPSAGPGPGSASAPGPGPAPPGRPAGGKPCPGGPAMGRHGGGDSDKIVINVGGVRHETYRSTLRTLPGTRLAGLTEPGAAANFDYDPRSDEFFFDRHPGVFAYVLNYYRTGKLHCPADVCGPLFEEELAFWGIDETDVEACCWMTYRQHRDAEEALDSFETPEPAAAAGGPGGPGTGPGGLDDEAGGLDAAGAGGELKRLCFQDAAGGAAAGPGGAGGATWWRRWQPKVWALFEDPYSSRAARYVAFASLFFILISITTFCLETHEGFIHIHNKTVTQASSVPGEPPENVTNVEVETEPFLTYVEGVCVVWFTFEFLMRVTFCPDKVEFLKSSLNIIDCVAILPFYLEVGLSGLSSKAAKDVLGFLRVVRFVRILRIFKLTRHFVGLRVLGHTLRASTNEFLLLIIFLALGVLIFATMIYYAERIGADPDDILGSNHTYFKNIPIGFWWAVVTMTTLGYGDMYPKTWSGMLVGALCALAGVLTIAMPVPVIVNNFGMYYSLAMAKQKLPKKKNKHIPRPPQPGSPNYCKPEPPPPPPPAPGLPHHHSGLSPPPPGSYPTGLPGPHGHVHPGLLRGGAGGLAGMGLPPLPAPGEPCPLAQEEVIDINRADPRPNGDPAAAALAHEDCPAIDQAALSPEDKSPITPGSRGRYGRDRACFLLADYTASPDGSIRKALVTA from the exons ATGCTGAGCTCAGTCTGTGTCTCCTCCTTCCGCGGGCGCACGGCGGCCAAACAGCCGCAGCAGCCGCCGGCGCAACCTCCTcccgctcctcctcctcctccgcctccGCCTCCTCCTCCCGGCCCCTGTCCCTGTCCCGGTCCCGGCCCCTGTCCCGCTCCCTGTGCGGGTCCCTGCCCCGGGCCcgttccctcctcccccagcgcCGGCCCCGGGCCCGGGTCCGCCTCGGCCCCGGGCCCCGGCCCGGCTCCTCCAGGGCGGCCCGCGGGGGGCAAGCCATGCCCCGGGGGCCCGGCCATGGGGCGACACGGCGGCGGCGACAGCGACAAGATCGTGATCAACGTGGGCGGCGTGCGCCATGAGACGTACCGCTCGACGCTGCGCACCCTGCCCGGGACGCGGCTGGCCGGCCTCACGGAGCCGGGGGCGGCCGCCAACTTCGACTACGATCCGCGCAGCGACGAGTTCTTCTTCGACCGGCACCCGGGCGTCTTCGCCTACGTGCTCAACTACTACCGCACGGGCAAGCTGCACTGCCCGGCCGACGTGTGCGGGCCCCTGTTCGAGGAGGAGCTCGCCTTCTGGGGCATCGACGAGACGGACGTGGAGGCCTGCTGCTGGATGACCTACCGGCAGCACCGCGACGCCGAGGAGGCTCTGGACTCTTTCGAGACCCCCGAGCCGGCCGCCGCCGCCGGAGGCCCCGGGGGGCCCGGGACCGGCCCGGGAGGGCTGGACGACGAGGCGGGCGGTTTGGACGCCGCCGGGGCCGGAGGGGAGCTCAAGAGACTCTGCTTCCAAGATGCGGCCGGAGGGGCCGCCGCCGGCCCCGGGGGAGCCGGGGGGGCGACGTGGTGGCGCCGCTGGCAGCCCAAAGTGTGGGCGCTCTTCGAAGACCCTTACTCGTCCCGGGCGGCCAGG TACGTGGCTTTTGCCTCCCTCTTCTTCATCCTCATCTCCATCACCACCTTCTGCCTGGAGACCCACGAGGGCTTCATCCACATCCACAACAAGACGGTGACCCAGGCGTCGTCGGTGCCCGGGGAGCCCCCCGAGAACGTGACCAACGTGGAGGTGGAGACGGAGCCCTTCCTGACCTACGTGGAGGGCGTGTGCGTGGTCTGGTTCACCTTCGAGTTCCTCATGCGCGTCACCTTCTGCCCGGACAAGGTGGAGTTCCTCAAGAGCAGCCTGAACATCATCGACTGCGTGGCCATCCTGCCCTTCTACCTGGAGGTGGGCCTGTCGGGGCTGAGCTCCAAGGCCGCCAAGGACGTGCTGGGCTTCCTGCGGGTGGTCCGCTTCGTGCGCATCCTGCGCATCTTCAAGCTGACGCGGCACTTCGTGGGGCTGCGCGTGCTGGGCCACACGCTGCGCGCCAGCACCAACGAGTTCCTGCTGCTCATCATCTTCCTGGCGCTGGGGGTGCTCATCTTCGCCACCATGATCTACTACGCCGAGCGCATCGGGGCCGACCCCGACGACATCCTGGGCTCCAACCACACCTACTTCAAGAACATCCCCATCGGCTTCTGGTGGGCCGTGGTCACCATGACGACCCTGGGCTACGGAGACATGTACCCCAAGACCTGGTCGGGGATGCTGGTGGGCGCGCTGTGCGCCCTGGCGGGCGTGCTCACCATCGCCATGCCCGTGCCCGTCATCGTCAACAACTTCGGCATGTACTACTCGCTGGCCATGGCCAAGCAGAAGCTGCCtaagaaaaagaacaagcatATCCCCCGGCCGCCCCAGCCGGGCTCCCCCAATTATTGCAAGCCCGAGCCGCCCCCCCCTCCGCCCCCCGCGCCCGGGCTCCCCCACCATCACAGCGGCCTCAGCCCTCCCCCGCCCGGCTCCTACCCCACGGGGCTGCCGGGCCCGCACGGCCACGTGCACCCGGGGCTCCTGAGGGGCGGGGCCGGGGGGCTCGCGGGGATGGGCCTGCCCCCCCTGCCCGCCCCTGGGGAGCCTTGTCCGCTGGCTCAGGAGGAGGTGATCGACATCAACAGGGCAG ACCCTCGCCCCAACGGGGACCCGGCAGCTGCTGCCCTAGCTCATGAGGACTGCCCGGCAATTGACCAGGCGGCTCTTTCCCCGGAAGACAAGAGTCCCATCACCCCCGGGAGCCGGGGCCGCTACGGACGAGACCGGGCCTGCTTCTTGCTCGCTGACTACACAGCTTCCCCAGATGGCTCCATCCGAAAAG CTCTTGTCACCGCCTGA
- the KCNC3 gene encoding potassium voltage-gated channel subfamily C member 3 isoform X1 — translation MLSSVCVSSFRGRTAAKQPQQPPAQPPPAPPPPPPPPPPPGPCPCPGPGPCPAPCAGPCPGPVPSSPSAGPGPGSASAPGPGPAPPGRPAGGKPCPGGPAMGRHGGGDSDKIVINVGGVRHETYRSTLRTLPGTRLAGLTEPGAAANFDYDPRSDEFFFDRHPGVFAYVLNYYRTGKLHCPADVCGPLFEEELAFWGIDETDVEACCWMTYRQHRDAEEALDSFETPEPAAAAGGPGGPGTGPGGLDDEAGGLDAAGAGGELKRLCFQDAAGGAAAGPGGAGGATWWRRWQPKVWALFEDPYSSRAARYVAFASLFFILISITTFCLETHEGFIHIHNKTVTQASSVPGEPPENVTNVEVETEPFLTYVEGVCVVWFTFEFLMRVTFCPDKVEFLKSSLNIIDCVAILPFYLEVGLSGLSSKAAKDVLGFLRVVRFVRILRIFKLTRHFVGLRVLGHTLRASTNEFLLLIIFLALGVLIFATMIYYAERIGADPDDILGSNHTYFKNIPIGFWWAVVTMTTLGYGDMYPKTWSGMLVGALCALAGVLTIAMPVPVIVNNFGMYYSLAMAKQKLPKKKNKHIPRPPQPGSPNYCKPEPPPPPPPAPGLPHHHSGLSPPPPGSYPTGLPGPHGHVHPGLLRGGAGGLAGMGLPPLPAPGEPCPLAQEEVIDINRADPRPNGDPAAAALAHEDCPAIDQAALSPEDKSPITPGSRGRYGRDRACFLLADYTASPDGSIRKGYEKSRSLSSIAGLSGVSLRLAPLATPPGSPRAARRAPPALPSIL, via the exons ATGCTGAGCTCAGTCTGTGTCTCCTCCTTCCGCGGGCGCACGGCGGCCAAACAGCCGCAGCAGCCGCCGGCGCAACCTCCTcccgctcctcctcctcctccgcctccGCCTCCTCCTCCCGGCCCCTGTCCCTGTCCCGGTCCCGGCCCCTGTCCCGCTCCCTGTGCGGGTCCCTGCCCCGGGCCcgttccctcctcccccagcgcCGGCCCCGGGCCCGGGTCCGCCTCGGCCCCGGGCCCCGGCCCGGCTCCTCCAGGGCGGCCCGCGGGGGGCAAGCCATGCCCCGGGGGCCCGGCCATGGGGCGACACGGCGGCGGCGACAGCGACAAGATCGTGATCAACGTGGGCGGCGTGCGCCATGAGACGTACCGCTCGACGCTGCGCACCCTGCCCGGGACGCGGCTGGCCGGCCTCACGGAGCCGGGGGCGGCCGCCAACTTCGACTACGATCCGCGCAGCGACGAGTTCTTCTTCGACCGGCACCCGGGCGTCTTCGCCTACGTGCTCAACTACTACCGCACGGGCAAGCTGCACTGCCCGGCCGACGTGTGCGGGCCCCTGTTCGAGGAGGAGCTCGCCTTCTGGGGCATCGACGAGACGGACGTGGAGGCCTGCTGCTGGATGACCTACCGGCAGCACCGCGACGCCGAGGAGGCTCTGGACTCTTTCGAGACCCCCGAGCCGGCCGCCGCCGCCGGAGGCCCCGGGGGGCCCGGGACCGGCCCGGGAGGGCTGGACGACGAGGCGGGCGGTTTGGACGCCGCCGGGGCCGGAGGGGAGCTCAAGAGACTCTGCTTCCAAGATGCGGCCGGAGGGGCCGCCGCCGGCCCCGGGGGAGCCGGGGGGGCGACGTGGTGGCGCCGCTGGCAGCCCAAAGTGTGGGCGCTCTTCGAAGACCCTTACTCGTCCCGGGCGGCCAGG TACGTGGCTTTTGCCTCCCTCTTCTTCATCCTCATCTCCATCACCACCTTCTGCCTGGAGACCCACGAGGGCTTCATCCACATCCACAACAAGACGGTGACCCAGGCGTCGTCGGTGCCCGGGGAGCCCCCCGAGAACGTGACCAACGTGGAGGTGGAGACGGAGCCCTTCCTGACCTACGTGGAGGGCGTGTGCGTGGTCTGGTTCACCTTCGAGTTCCTCATGCGCGTCACCTTCTGCCCGGACAAGGTGGAGTTCCTCAAGAGCAGCCTGAACATCATCGACTGCGTGGCCATCCTGCCCTTCTACCTGGAGGTGGGCCTGTCGGGGCTGAGCTCCAAGGCCGCCAAGGACGTGCTGGGCTTCCTGCGGGTGGTCCGCTTCGTGCGCATCCTGCGCATCTTCAAGCTGACGCGGCACTTCGTGGGGCTGCGCGTGCTGGGCCACACGCTGCGCGCCAGCACCAACGAGTTCCTGCTGCTCATCATCTTCCTGGCGCTGGGGGTGCTCATCTTCGCCACCATGATCTACTACGCCGAGCGCATCGGGGCCGACCCCGACGACATCCTGGGCTCCAACCACACCTACTTCAAGAACATCCCCATCGGCTTCTGGTGGGCCGTGGTCACCATGACGACCCTGGGCTACGGAGACATGTACCCCAAGACCTGGTCGGGGATGCTGGTGGGCGCGCTGTGCGCCCTGGCGGGCGTGCTCACCATCGCCATGCCCGTGCCCGTCATCGTCAACAACTTCGGCATGTACTACTCGCTGGCCATGGCCAAGCAGAAGCTGCCtaagaaaaagaacaagcatATCCCCCGGCCGCCCCAGCCGGGCTCCCCCAATTATTGCAAGCCCGAGCCGCCCCCCCCTCCGCCCCCCGCGCCCGGGCTCCCCCACCATCACAGCGGCCTCAGCCCTCCCCCGCCCGGCTCCTACCCCACGGGGCTGCCGGGCCCGCACGGCCACGTGCACCCGGGGCTCCTGAGGGGCGGGGCCGGGGGGCTCGCGGGGATGGGCCTGCCCCCCCTGCCCGCCCCTGGGGAGCCTTGTCCGCTGGCTCAGGAGGAGGTGATCGACATCAACAGGGCAG ACCCTCGCCCCAACGGGGACCCGGCAGCTGCTGCCCTAGCTCATGAGGACTGCCCGGCAATTGACCAGGCGGCTCTTTCCCCGGAAGACAAGAGTCCCATCACCCCCGGGAGCCGGGGCCGCTACGGACGAGACCGGGCCTGCTTCTTGCTCGCTGACTACACAGCTTCCCCAGATGGCTCCATCCGAAAAG gttaTGAGAAGTCCCGCAGTCTGAGCAGCATCGCGGGGCTCAGTGGGGTGTCCTTGCGTCTTGCCCCCCTTGCCACTCCCCCTGGCTCCCCAAGGGCTGCCCGCCGTGCCCCTCCTGCCCTGCCTTCCATTCTCTAG